In a genomic window of Besnoitia besnoiti strain Bb-Ger1 chromosome XI, whole genome shotgun sequence:
- a CDS encoding RNA recognition motif-containing protein (encoded by transcript BESB_020950), which produces MANTSRILLCGDVAGSFQLLGKLLKQIQDRQGPFAALFCCGTFFGEEASSGKGDESGVKATGIACPSAAKAEPGESAGSGNALLGLLQERYPSRVTELLRVSTAFPIPVFFIDQDVASLVIGAAAARRQTPRSGSGEAKKERMGAERGTDASTEQGGGTEGLDGQNDAARATHADGGSSSLGACSQAALFSALAVDLSGASAPVQVCHNVFWLGAAGVSRVAGLKVAFFGMPESDSTDAPEGGEGDAQQGESEAAPADERLSKAAEDTPAEARGSPSAKRRRVEDGAADACVEEASSNQTSAAQSHSASSGSSSRAAAPQWLAVFRSSAKALRHGCALGERPEWKARIDILLTTRWPEGMCRELSLLVEQHKLEKEDEFNSLLRKQNMTLSDLEMKHSAPSPARLAAFLEPRYLFAASAGIFYQRPAFRGTRFGYTVKFIALGVLGSKRPETKPLHALQLTPLDQVRAALSPSLARVDAARDPEAAAMQAADPLPLPDEAASTLFALPPDATRNPFSRLLPPELQLPARLSQVPAALESVAPAILTHELLRAAGCSEGNGGHAVPPHPPLEPNGGRAFGPRRDSQPRGQRGPQRPCCVVCVCNLPYEVDDESLERVMGAFGEVKFVYAPRNPEDKSKGTGKAFVVYFAPESAEKAVEASGQLEAGRRVLRVAMWREKIPFAHKQLREDGAPPPPQAGSSIVTKPHADCWFCLANPKVEKHLVAAVGETCYVAAPKGGLHPLHALIIPITHFPSVAFATEEVRAEVGRYVDAFRTALRKKENLDCIVYERYVPMRTTKAMHTQVQCVPCSRAEGFRAVEFFKKKAHKAGLRFEELPHDRNALPFSDLAARAPGTESAYFYIELPGLSTASGMLVERFLYVQPNATGGDSRAKTRGSSGGDRLPMNFGREIVAQLIEHPELADWQNCIVDAVEERSRAMQLTKLLG; this is translated from the exons ATGGCAAATACATCTCGAATTCTCCTTTGCGGAGACGTGGCAGGCTCCTTTCAACTTCTTGGAAAGCTGCTGAAGCAAATCCAAGATCGCCAGGGCCCGTTCGCTGCGCTGTTCTGCTGCGGTACATTCTTCGGtgaggaggcgagcagcggaaAGGGAGATGAATCTGGCGTCAAAGCGACGGGGATTGCGTGTCCGAgtgccgcgaaggccgagcCAGGAGAGAGTGCAGGCAGCGGCAACGCTCTGCTGGGTCTCCTTCAGGAGCGCTACCCGTCTAGGGTCACCGAGCTTCTCAGAGTGTCCACGGCCTTCCCGATTCCCGTTTTCTTCATTGACCAAGATGTTGCATCGTTGGTGATcggtgcagcagctgcgagacGACAGACCCCGCGAAGtggaagcggagaggcgaagaaggagaggatgGGCGCAGAGCGGGGGACCGATGCATCGACTGAGCAGGGGGGCGGCACGGAGGGACTGGATGGCCAGAACGatgccgcccgcgcgacACATGCAGACGGGGGTTCGTCGTCTCTCGGAGCCTgttcgcaggccgcgctctTTAGTGCGCTTGCTGTGGATCTGTCGGGTGCATCCGCGCCTGTTCAAGTTTGCCACAATGTCTTTTggctcggcgcagcgggcgttTCCCGGGTCGCAGGTCTGAAGGTGGCGTTCTTCGGCATGCCTGAGAGCGATTCGACAGACGCgccagaaggcggcgaaggcgacgcccagcagggagagagcgaggcagcccCTGCCGACGAAAGGCTCTCcaaagccgcggaggacactcccgcagaggctcgcggctctccaagcgccaagcgccgccgcgtcgaggacggcgctgcagacgcgtgtGTGGAAGAGGCCTCCTCGAATCAgacgtccgccgcgcagtcccactctgcttcgtctggctcgtcgtcgcgcgctgcggcgccgcagtggCTTGCCGTGTTTCGTTCTTCTGCCAAGGCTCTGAGGCACGGATGCGCCCTGGGCGAGAGGCCTGAGTGGAAGGCGCGAATTGACATCCTCCTCACGACTCGGTGGCCGGAGGGAATGTGCCGAGAGCTGTCGCTGCTCGTGGAGCAACATAAACTGGAGAAAGAAGATGAGTTCAACAGTCTCTTGCGCAAGCAGAACATGACCTTGTCTGACCTCGAGATGAAGCACAG CGCTCCCagccctgcgcgtctcgcagcTTTCTTGGAACCTCGCTACCTGttcgcggcgtccgcgggcaTCTTCTACCAACGGCCAGCTTTCCGCGGTACACGCTTTg GATACACAGTGAAGTTCATCGCATTGGGCGTTCTGGGAAGCAAGCGGCCGGAAACGAAACCGTTGCATGCCCTGCAACTGACGCCGTTGGATCAAGTTCgtgcggcgctgtcgccctcgctggcTCGCGTcgatgcggcgcgcgacccaGAAGCCGCCGCTATGCAAGCCGCAGACCCGCTTCCCCTTCCCGATGAAGCCGCCAGCACGCTCTTTGCCCTTCCTCCTGATGCGACTCGAAATCCGttctcgcgtctgctgcctcccGAGCTGCAGCTTCCTGCGCGGCTGAGTCAGGTGCCGGCTGCCTTGGAAAGCGTCGCACCAGCGATTTTGACGCACGAACTGTTACGTGCGGCTGGGTGTTCAGAAGGGAACGGAGGCCACGCGGTGCCTCCCCACCCGCCTCTGGAGCCCAATGGGGGGCGCGCGTTCGGGCCGCGAAGAGACTCGCAACCGAGAGGACAGAGGGGGCCTCAGCGCccctgctgcgtcgtctgtgTGTGCAACCTGCCTTACGAAGTGGACGACGAGAGTCTCGAGAGAGTGATGGGGGCTTTTGGCGAAGTGAAGTTTGTCTACGCCCCTCGGAATCCGGAGGACAAGTCGAAGGGAACAGGGAAGGC CTTCGTTGTTTACTTTGCGCcggagagcgcggagaaggccgtGGAGGCTTCGGGGCAATTAGAGGCAGGGCGCCGGGTGCTCCGCGTGGCTATGTGGCGAGAGAAGATTCCGTTTGCGCACAAGCAGCTTCGCGAAGatggcgcgcctccgcctccgcaggcaggGTCTTCAATCGTCACGAAGCCCCACGCAGATTGCTGGTTCTGCCTGGCAAATCCCAAGGTTGAGAAACATCTGGTGGCGGCTGTGGGAGAGACGTGTTACGTGGCCGCTCCCAAAGGTGGCCTCCACCCTTTGCATGCGTTGATCATCCCCATCACGCACTTTCcttccgtcgccttcgcgacgGAGGAGGTCCGCGCCGAGGTTGGACGTTACGTCGACGCGTTCCGCACAGCACTCCGCAAGAAG GAAAATCTCGATTGCATCGTGTACGAGCGATACGTGCCGATGCGCACGACGAAGGCGATGCACACGCAAGTACAATGTGTGCCGTGTTCGCGGGCAGAGGGTTTCCGTGCTGTCGAATTTTTCAAG AAAAAGGCTCACAAAGCTGGCCTTCGCTTTGAGGAACTTCCACATGATCGGAATGCGCTGCCCTTTTCGGATCTCGCGGCACGAGCACCCGGAACGGAGAGCGCATACTTTTATATCGAGCTGCCTGGGCTCTCAACTGCAAGCGGGATGCTTGTGGAGCGTTTCCTCTACGTGCAACCAAACGCGACCGGCGGAGACTCcagagcgaagacgcgggggAGCAGCGGTGGAGATAGATTGCCCATGAATTTTGGACGGGAAATTGTGGCGCAATTGATTGAGCATCCGGAGCTAGCCGACTGGCAGAACTGTATTGTGGACGCAGTTGAAGAAAGGTCAAGAGCGATGCAACTGACCAAGTTGCTGGGCTGA